One Trichosurus vulpecula isolate mTriVul1 chromosome 7, mTriVul1.pri, whole genome shotgun sequence genomic region harbors:
- the LOC118858127 gene encoding glutathione S-transferase Mu 3-like — protein MTMIFGYWDIRGLAHAIRLLLEYTDSNYEEKLYRCGEAPDYDRSQWLDVKFKLGLDFPNLPYLIDGERKLTQSNAILRYIARKHNMCGETEDEKIRVDLLENQVMDFRMQLVRISYSPDFEKLKPGYLEQLPDQLKLFSQFLGKRTWFAGDKITFVDFIVYDVLDQNRMLEPKCLDEFPNLKDFLARFEALEKIAAYMRSDRFYKLPIHNKMAKWANKRA, from the exons ATGACTATGATCTTCGGCTACTGGGACATCCGCGGG CTGGCCCATGCCATCCGCCTGCTCCTGGAATACACGGATTCAAACTATGAGGAGAAGCTTTACCGTTGTGGGGAAG CTCCTGACTATGACCGAAGCCAGTGGCTGGATGTGAAGTTCAAGCTGGGCCTGGATTTCCCTAAC CTGCCATACCTGATTGATGGGGAACGTAAGCTCACCCAGAGCAATGCCATCCTGCGTTACATTGCCCGAAAGCATAACATGT GTGGTGAGACCGAGGACGAGAAGATTCGCGTGGACTTGCTGGAGAACCAGGTCATGGATTTCCGTATGCAGCTGGTTCGGATCTCCTACAGCCCAGATTTT GAGAAACTGAAACCTGGGTACCTGGAGCAGCTCCCAGATCAGCTGAAGCTCTTCTCCCAGTTCCTGGGAAAGCGGACATGGTTTGCAGGGGACAAG ATCACTTTTGTGGACTTCATCGTGTATGATGTCCTAGACCAGAACCGAATGTTGGAACCCAAGTGCCTGGATGAATTCCCAAATCTGAAGGATTTCCTTGCCCGCTTTGAG GCTCTGGAGAAGATCGCAGCCTACATGCGCTCTGACAGATTCTACAAGCTGCCCATCCATAACAAGATGGCCAAGTGGGCCAACAAAAGAGCTTAG
- the LOC118857152 gene encoding glutathione S-transferase Mu 1-like isoform X2, protein MPIILGYWDIRGLAHAIRLLLEYTGANYEEKVYHFGDAPDFDKSQWLDVKFSLGLDFPNLPYLIDGDHKITQSNAILRYIARQYNLCGETEEECIRVDMLENHVMDIRLQLSRVCHNPNFEILKIEYLEQLPGQLRLFSVFLGKWTWFAGDKITYVDFLVYDVLDQNRKFDPCCLDDFTNLKAFLDRFESLSSIAAYLASERCQPYPIFAKIACWGNK, encoded by the exons ATGCCTATCATCCTGGGCTATTGGGACATCCGCGGG CTTGCCCACGCCATCCGCCTGCTCCTGGAGTACACCGGCGCAAACTATGAAGAGAAGGTGTACCATTTTGGGGATG CTCCTGACTTTGACAAAAGCCAATGGCTGGATGTGAAGTTCTCGCTGGGCCTGGACTTCCCTAAC CTACCCTACCTGATTGATGGGGACCACAAGATCACCCAGAGCAATGCCATCTTGCGCTACATTGCCCGACAGTACAAcctgt GTGGTGAGACTGAGGAAGAATGTATTCGAGTGGATATGCTTGAGAACCATGTCATGGACATCCGCTTGCAGCTGTCCCGAGTCTGCCACAACCCAAACTTT gaaattctgaaaattgaaTACCTGGAGCAGCTTCCGGGGCAGTTGAGGCTGTTCTCCGTGTTTCTGGGGAAGTGGACGTGGTTTGCAGGGGATAAG ATCACTTATGTGGATTTTCTTGTGTATGATGTCCTTGACCAGAACCGAAAGTTTGACCCCTGCTGCTTGGACGACTTCACAAACCTCAAGGCTTTCTTAGATCGATTCGAG AGTCTGAGTAGTATCGCTGCCTACTTAGCCTCCGAGCGCTGCCAGCCCTATCCAATCTTTGCAAAGATAGCCTGCTGGGGTAATAAGTAG
- the LOC118857152 gene encoding glutathione S-transferase Mu 1-like isoform X1 — MPIILGYWDIRGLAHAIRLLLEYTGANYEEKVYHFGDAPDFDKSQWLDVKFSLGLDFPNLPYLIDGDHKITQSNAILRYIARQYNLCGETEEECIRVDMLENHVMDIRLQLSRVCHNPNFEILKIEYLEQLPGQLRLFSVFLGKWTWFAGDKSLSSIAAYLASERCQPYPIFAKIACWGNK; from the exons ATGCCTATCATCCTGGGCTATTGGGACATCCGCGGG CTTGCCCACGCCATCCGCCTGCTCCTGGAGTACACCGGCGCAAACTATGAAGAGAAGGTGTACCATTTTGGGGATG CTCCTGACTTTGACAAAAGCCAATGGCTGGATGTGAAGTTCTCGCTGGGCCTGGACTTCCCTAAC CTACCCTACCTGATTGATGGGGACCACAAGATCACCCAGAGCAATGCCATCTTGCGCTACATTGCCCGACAGTACAAcctgt GTGGTGAGACTGAGGAAGAATGTATTCGAGTGGATATGCTTGAGAACCATGTCATGGACATCCGCTTGCAGCTGTCCCGAGTCTGCCACAACCCAAACTTT gaaattctgaaaattgaaTACCTGGAGCAGCTTCCGGGGCAGTTGAGGCTGTTCTCCGTGTTTCTGGGGAAGTGGACGTGGTTTGCAGGGGATAAG AGTCTGAGTAGTATCGCTGCCTACTTAGCCTCCGAGCGCTGCCAGCCCTATCCAATCTTTGCAAAGATAGCCTGCTGGGGTAATAAGTAG